The genomic stretch CCAAGTTGGCCACGAAATTCGAGGGACCATACCGGGTGACCAAGTTTCTCTCTCCGAATCTCGTCCGATTACAGGTTCTAAACGGACGTAAGCAGCGATCAGCCAGTTTGAACGACCTGAAGGCGTTCTACCCGACCATCGACGAAGATAACGAAAAGACCGACCAGATCAGGACGGACAGTGAAGACGACCCTGACCGAACCAATATACAACAATCTTGATTACAACGCAGATCTACTCAAACCGCCACGACGATGCTGACACCCCGGATACACAGAGACGAAACCAATCAGGAACCCGGATATCTTGCGAGGAACGACGCACCGAACGAGGCGTGcgtggctgctcctcctggacACATCCGCTTCGGGAACCCGGATATCTTGCGAGGAACGACGCACCGAACGAGGCGTGcgtggctgctcctcctggacACATCCGCTTCGGGAACCCGGATATCTTGCGAGGAACGACGCACCGAACGAGGCGTGcgtggctgctcctcctggacACATCCGCTTCAGGAACCCGGATGTCCTGCGAGGAACGACGCACCGAACGAGGCGTGCGTGGCTGCTTCTCCTGGACCCATCCGCTTCAGGAACCCGGATATCCTGCGAGGAACGACGCACCGAACGAGGCGTGCGTGGCCGCTTCTCCTGGACACATCCGCTTCCGGGACCCGGACATCCTTCGAAGAACGACGCACCAAACGAAGCGGGCGTGGCTGTTCCTTCAAGGGCAAACCGCAACCGTGATTGTACCGAAGGGACCAACCAAGGCCGACATTTTGGAGATTCTCATTAAGTCTATAACCGCTCCGCCGCACTCATAGAGTATCAAAGTATTTCTTGCCTGTAGTCAACAAGTCCATTCCTATTCACAGCTCATCGAATGCGAGAGACCCCCGCCGTCGGAGAACTACGACAAAAGCCAGGCAGGAGCCCCCAGTCGACTGGGAGATCATCGAGGAACTGATTCTTCGCCCCACTCCACGAGAATTCCAAGTCCACCCAGAGGTCCTCAGCTGGGAAAATTTATGCGGCGACGTCGTAAGCTGGCCCCGCATCGACCAGATCATCGAGGGGCACGATTCAGACCCCGATCACGTCAATATTACAGGAGACGTGGCCCAGACGTACAGGGACCCAAGCCCTGGCAACGCCGCCAGAGCCACGTTCACCCATGCTCAGGGCCCCAGCCAGGTCAACCCCGACCAGGTCGCCGAAGAGCACGCGCAGGGCCCTGGACACGCCACCGTAGGAGAAGCAGCCGACTACACCGCTCCGGGTCCGAGCCCCGACGAGGGGGCAGAGGCCATCACTATCCCTGACGGGCTGCCAGGTGCCACCGCACGCGGATACCGCCAGCAATTCGAGCCGACGGAGTTCGAAAAAGAGGTGCTCCGCTGGGAAGAGCCACCGCTTCCGGCACTCTTCGGGGCCCTTGATACGCTCAACCTTCTCGAACGGATAGACGGGTTGGACATCGCCCCCGAAGATGCAGGACTACCGGCCGTCAGCAATTTTGACGCCATCCTGCGTCCCGAGGACATCGCCCCCGAAGATGCAGGACTACCGGCCGTCAGCAACTTTGACGCCATCCTGCGTCCCGAAGACATCGCCACCGAAGACGCAGAGCTACCGGACGCCTGCGATCTGGACGCCATCCTACATCCCGAAGGCGGCCGTCCGGAGATACCAGAAACGTCGACCCCCAACCCAGCCGTTCGTTGGGTGACTGGGGAGGCGGATTGGAGAGTACGTACGCCCGACGGCCGGCTGCCAGACACCCTGAAAGCCCGGCTCCTGGCACAACTCGTCAACCCGCGGCGTAAAGATGTCCGATTCTTGGCAGAGGCGGACAACACCTTCTTCCAGGTCCACATCAGCAAGACGAGCAAAGTGACTATTCGCTCACGGGCCCCCCGAAGTAAGGAGAGGGTGTGAGGACCCATACTGGGACCCTCACATAGTaacaagaataataataataatattaataattggATTACTCACAACCATATGCTATAGTAGTAAATAAGCTAGTTATGTTTTGCATAGCCGAAATCCCGCCAAACGGCCAGCTCACACGGAACAACCGCAAAGAAGACGGcgaggagagagagccatGCTCAGCCGGCAGCAGAGCGGATCTCTTTCGGAAAAGTCCCGTTGGCCCGAAAACGAGCGCGAGGCGTGGCGAGAACGTCGAGCGACCGTAGCGAGAGAGGGAGTCGATTCTGGGAAGTGAGCGAAGACGGAACGTCGCGGACATCGAagtgaagagaaaaaaaagtgtTGAACGGCCGCGCGCCAGAGAGGAGAGAAAAGCATGGAGGAGCTGCGGGAACACAGGCGCCGGATCCGCGGGTGAGCTGGCCGCTGGCCAAGGTAGtagtaggagtaggagggaGTGCGAGGGGAACCAATCCAATAAAACTTCGATCATAGAATTAAGAACGCGTTGGCTTCCATTTATTTTCTCTGGTCGGACCACCGACTGCGGTCATctctccaccccctccccacccgtTTTCCTGACTGTTCTCGGTCACTACGCTCccgctctgactctggcaacAGGGTTTTACCCTGCTGGAGTGAGAAGTGGTACGCGTTTCGACAGAGGCGCCCCCCCCTCATCCTTTTCCTTCACCTCCCCGGACCCGCGGCCCACTTCGACCTTGGCAACAGGGGTTTTACCCTGCTGAAGTCGGGGAGTGCAGCGTCTCGGGTGAGTTTCGCGCCGCCCGGCCCAACGCcgctttcccccccccccctccctaaTTTCTCCCGAAGGCCCCGTCGTTGACGGCGGCTCGGCGATCCCTGCGCCAACGacccgcctcccccccccagtCTCAACGTCTCAGCAACTTACAAATAAACTGTAGGTGACCCTGGGCAGACTGAGACTGACCCCAGCCTAGGATCACTACTTTACAGTTTTCACAGTCCGATTGGCTCTCTCCGTCGGGTTTTCTTGGGGGCAATACGGGGCTGTGTGTTGTAGGTCCACGCCTGCGGTTCGCAAGAATGTTTTAAACGATCGGCTGGTGAACTGGGTTCCGTTGTCGCACACGAATAGTTTCGGCACGCCGAAGCTGCTCAGTATTCGTTCTCTGAAGGCTCGTTCGAGGTTCGCTGTTGTCGCTTTCTTGAGGGGTACCAGTTCGACCCACTTGGAGAAAGTGTCGAAGAAGACCAGTAAGATGGTGTTCCTGTGCTTGGACCGTGGTAATGGTCCGACGAAATCGGCACACAGGGTGGCGAAGGGTTCTTCGGCTTTGCGCGTGAGCATCCTGCCCACGGCCTTGCGCTGTGTGGCCTTGAACTTCTGGCAGCTTACGCAGCCCTGCACGTACCGTCGTACGTCTCGGTGTAGTCCTGGCCAGTAATATCGTTGCGTTGTCCTCAGGATGTTTTTCCGGACGCCGAGGTGTCCTGCTGTTGGTTCGTCATGGCATTCGCGGAGTACTCTCGTTCGGCCGTTTTTAGGCACGCATAGTTTCCACGGTatgtggtcgtcgtcgtcggctccGTGTCCTAGATAGCGGTATAGTTGCCCGTTTTCGTGCGTGTAGTCCGGGTATTTCTGGGGTTCGTCTTGGACTTGCCGGATCGTTTGTTTAAGCCAGGTGCATGCTGTGTTGTCTTCCTCCTCGATGCGGGAGAGGCTCTCCAATGGTTGTCTTGACAGCGCGTCAGCGACTACGTTCTGGTTGCCGGCCCGATATGCACGTCGTATTGGTATTGCTGTAGTTCGAGCGCCCATCTTGCTACTCTACCGTAAGGGCTCTCGAGGGTATTTAGCCACTTTAGTGCGAGGTGATCGGTTATGACATCGAATCGGTAGCCTTCGAGATAGCATCGCAGTTTTCGGATCGCCCAGATGACGGCGAGGCATTCCTTGTCGGTAGCCGAGTAGTTTTCTTCTGCCTTGTTGAGACGTCGACTGACGTATGCGATGACCCGCTCTTTCCCTTTGATCTCTTGGGTGAGGACCGCGCCTACTCCAAGGTTGCTTGCGTCCGTCTGCAGGGAAAATTTGACGTTAAAGTCTGGGCAGGCGAGTACTGGTGCGGTGGTGAGCAGTGTTTTCAGCTCGTCGAAGGCAtcttgttgttcttggccCCATGTCCATGCTTTCCCTTTCTTCAGCAGCAGTGACATTGGTTGGACCACGGTGGCGAAGTTTGGGACAAATCTGCGGTACCAACCGGCCATGACTACGCATTGTCGTAGCTCCTTCAGGTTGGTCGGCGGCCTCAGATCCTTTACGGCTGCGATTTTGTCGGGGTCCGTGTGGATACCTTCTTCGCTGATCATGTGGCCCAAGTATTTTATCCGGCGTTGGAAGAAGGCGCACTTGTCCGTGTTGATCCGTAGGTTTGCCTTTCGCAGTCGTGCGAAGACTTCTTTTACGTTGTTCAGGTGTTCCTGGAAGCTTTTcccgacgatgacgatgtcgTCGAGATATGCGAACGCGAACGGTTCCATGTCTGCGCCGATAACGGCGTCGAGGGTCCGTTGAAACGTGGCTCCCGCGGAATGTAAACCGAAGGGCATTACTTTCCATTGGTATAGCCCTCTGCCGGGTATCGTGAATGCCGTGGCTTCCCGGCTGTCGCGGGCCATTGGTATCTGCCAGTACCCGTTTTTCAGGTCCAGGGTCGTGATGAAGTGGGCATTTCGGAGTCGCTCTAGTATGTAGTTGATCCTGGGTAGCGGGTACGCGTCAGGGATAGAACGCTCGTTGAGCTGCCGATAATCTACACACATGCGCCATCTCCCGTCCTTTTTGCGGACCACTACGATTGGCGCACTGTGGGGGCTCCGGGATGGTTCGATTAGGTCCTCTGCTATCAGTTGGTCGACCTGTTCATCGATAATCCGCCGCATGGCTGGATTTTTCGGGTAGTACCGCTGTTTTATGGGTCGGTTGTCTCTCATGACGATAGTGTGTTCTGTTAGATCCGTCGTCCCTCGGAGGCCTGCGAGTGTCGGCAGTTCTTCGTCTAGAAATTCCTGTATTCTCGGCGCGATGTCGGGAGGCCATGGGTCGGAGATTCGTTCCGAATCGTCCTCCGGTGGTTTCGATTCCTGGGTCGCACGTGTAGTCGGGGTTCTCGGGGAGGATCGTTGTGTCGAATGCGCTTGGTGGTTCGCGAGTGTATTCGCTTATGGCGGCGACGACGGCGGGTGCGTCGCTCAGGTGTGGGGTGCTCGTGTGTGTCCTGGGTGCTTGCGCGACGTTGTACTCAGCGTGATGTACGAACGTGCGGGTCTCGATTGCGGTCGTAGCGTTTGACCGACGGCTAGTTTGGGCGGTGAGGTTCACCGACATGGCTCCAGGCGTGGTGCTGGGCCGCATGCCGGCGCCGTACGGGGTGTTGCCCGGGAGGCGTTCCATGATGTCGGTGACGATCGATGGTGTGTCGGCTCCAGGTGCGGCGGGGTTCCGATTGATGCCTCGTGCGGCGGTGATCGCCCCTCCCGGTTCCTGCCTGAGAGGACGCGGGAGTAGCGGGTCGGTCGGTGTCGTGGGGGTAGTTTTCGCGTCGAGGGCGGTGTCGACGCGTTCGTGGGCCAGGGTGGCGGTCGGAGGTGGTACCTCGAACGCCAGGCTGCCGCGTGGCGGCTGCCGTTGCTGTGGCCGGGTTTTCTTCTGGAGGGGCGTCCTGGGTTCCTTTCCCATCGTTGGTGGGACCGCGTCGGTTCCGTCGGGAGACCGGCTCGCTTTCTTCGTTGCTTTGCTTGGTTTTGGGTTCCTCGGAGTGGGCCTGGGGCTAGTGTGTCTCGGCGTGGCCGTGGGTTCTGTGTTCCTCGTTCCTTGTGCTCGTGTCTCGTGTCGTGGCGGATGGTTCGTTGGCGGCGGGGGTCTCAAGTTCTGTGGTCCGTGGGCGTGTACTTGGCTGGCGGTGATCATCGGAGTGTTTGGGAGGGGGCGTTGGGAGCCCTGGAGATGGAGGCGTGTGTTGCCACATTGTATTGCGGTTTCGATGGCGCACAGGAAGTCCATCCCTATGATGGCTTGCTCTAACATGTTGGGTAGTACCAAGAGTGGCATCTGTACCTCTTGCTCGTCTAGTTTGACGCGCGCTAGCAAGATCTCAGTTATCTCGAGTGCTGAGCCGTCGGCTAGGCGTATCGGGATGCAAGCGTCGCGCAGGTCATCGTCGTGGCCGAGTTGGCGGGCGAGGTCGGCGTTGATGAAACTTCGGGACGCCCCGGTGTCGACTGGGCTTCCGTGCGCCGTCCTCCGATGGTCACTCTCGCCACTATCCGGCCGTCGTGTACTTGTAGCGGGTTTCTTAGTTGGTTTTCTGAGGGAGCGTCGTGCCCGGCTGTTCCCTTGTCAGCTGGGGACGCGAGTCGTTTCCCGACGGGTCCTGGCGGCAACAGCCCACGGTGCGTGTTCCGCGCTTGCCGCATTCCCAACAGAAGAGGATTGATGGGTTGGTGCAGTCACGAGATACATGTCCCGCGTCTCCGCAGCGTCGACAGGCTGCGCGTGGGTTGGCGATGGGGGTGGTGATCATTCGATGTGTCGCTTCCTGTGCTGAAGCGCCGGCTTGGTGCGGCTTCCTTGCGGGTTCCGAGGTGTTCCAGTGGGGCTTTCGGAATTGGGCCCGATTCGTCCcgctttcgttttgttgtgcCGTTGGCGTGTACCTGGGTGGTTGTCGAGGGGGGATGAGGATCGCTGGTATGCTCCGCTCCTGGATACTCTCGAATTCGGTGGCCAACATTGTCAGTTGCGTCAGACTTCTCAGTTCGTGCCTTCGCACATACAGCTGGTACGCCGGGAGGGTGTTGTCATAGATCCGGCTTAGTTCTTTGGCTTCGTCGTACCCGGCGTGGTGCATGAGCAACCGGAGCTCGATGACGAAGTCCTTGAACGGTTCGCCCACCGCTTGTTTGCGTCCCCTGATCTGGTCTTCCAATTGCTCGAAGTACCGGGGAGGCAGGAAAAAGGCTAGGAATTCCTGACGGAAATCGGCCCATGAGGCGCTCTGGAGTCGGCTGGTGCGGAACCAACGGTTGGCTCGGCCGGTGAGGAGCTCTGCCATTGCTCGCGTCACGTAGTTCATGTCTACCCCGTACGTGAGGGCACGCTCTTCCAGTAGTTCGATGAACGACAGTGGGTCGTCCTGCCCGTCAAACTGGATTCCCCACTTTCGGATCCGTTCCGCCATCTGTGCGGCGTGACTTTAGTAATGGCCGTCTGTGGGGCCATTCCCTACTGCTGGCGGCAAGATCCTTCTCATGGGCGAAGGCCTTGGctccgggggcgggggcttcGGTAGATCTTCGGCGGTTATCGATGTCGGTGAGGTGCTGGCTTTGCCTTCCACGAATCCTGGAACTTGTAGGCTGAGTTTGGGGTCCGTCTTCCGCTTCTCTGTTGGTGCTGAGGTGTCGGGCTGGGGCGATCTGGCTCGTCCTGGCGATCTGGCGTACTGCCGCTCGAGCTCCGCCAACCTGACCCAGGCATCGTGTTCGAGGGGCCCGGCGACTAGTTCGGCGAAACTCCTCCGCAAATCTTCCACGTTCCCCTCGCGGCTGAATCCGAATTCCTCCGCGAGGGACTCCAGCTTCTCTCGGCGACGTTTGTGTATCCAGCCGGTACTCACCGCTGGGTTGGCGACGAATTCTCCAGGGTAATGCCCGCTGGCCTGTTCCTCTGTGTGGGATTCCATCGCTCCGATCGTTTACTTGAGTTGGCTGTTTCGCTGGGCTTACGCTTTTCCTTCACTAGGGCACTGTGTCGAGCTTCGCGGCTGACGCTTCGAATTTCTTCTCGGGGTGACGGCACTGTTCGcgtttctctgtcgctgtgtcgCGCTTTCGTCTGCTCGTTGCGCAACTCTCGCCGTTGATATTGCGCGAGGTCGGGGTTTTCTTTGGGTTGTTCTCTTGTGTTCTTGCTCTAGTGGCCGTGGGGTTTTATTCCACAAACCCTCGCTGACGTTCCCTtgggtccctgctcgggcgccacttCTGACGGtcctatttcaggctgaggtaagctcagCCACGTCCAGGGGTCTGttcacaagaaatttgtaggcCGGAGGGCGGCCTGTCGTAGAGAGGTAGATGGGGGCTCGGGCGGGCGTTGCTACCGTTGTGTATATGAAACGACCGTGTGGACTCGGGGTGGGGTGACGTCGGTGTCTCGGCTGATTGGGgtgaacttacgcaatcgggtatttttactttgCAAATTTGACACTTTATCGTATTTCTTAGCGGTTTAAATgacttatttttaattgggcGTCGATGTCTTCTTCGTCGTACCCGGCGTGGTGCATGAGCAACCGGAGCTCGATGACGAAGTCCTTGAACGGTTCGCCCACCGCTTGTTTGCGTCCCCTGATCTGGTCTTCCAATTGCTCGAAGTACCGGGGAGGCAGGAAAAAGGCTAGGAATTCCTGACGGAAATCGGCCCATGAGGCGCTCTGGAGTCGGCTGGTGCGGAACCAACGGTTGGCTCGGCCGGTGAGGAGCTCTGCCATTGCTCGCGTCACGTAGTTCATGTCTACCCCGTACGTGAGGGCACGCTCTTCCAGTAGTTCGATGAACGACAGTGGGTCGTCCTGCCCGTCAAACTGGATTCCCCACTTTCGGATCCGTTCCGCCATCTGTGCGGCGTGACTGTAGTAATGGCCGTCTGTGGGGCCATTCCCTACTGCTGGCGGCAAGATCCTTCTCATGGGCGAAGGCCTTGGctccgggggcgggggcttcGGTAGATCTTCGGCGGTTTTCGATGTCGGTGAGGTGCTGGCTTTGCCTTCCACGAATCCTGGAACTTGTAGGCTGAGTTTGGGGTCCGTCTTCCGCTTCTCTGTTGGTGCTGAGGTGTCGGGCTGGGGCGATCTGGCTCGTCCTGGCGATCTGGCGTACTGCCGCTCGAGCTCCGCCAACCTGACCCAGGCATCGTGTTCGAGGGGCCCGGCGACTAGTTCGGCGAAACTCCTCCGCAAATCTTCCACGTTCCCCTCGCGGCTGAATCCGAATTCCTCCCCGAGGGACTCCAGCTTCTCTCGGCGACGTTTGTGTATCCAGCCGGTACTCACCGCTGGGTTGGCGACGAATTCTCCAGGGTAATGCCCGCTGGCCTGTTCCTCTGTGTGGGATTCCATCGCTCCGATCGTTTACTTGAGTTGGCTGTTTCGCTGGGCTTACGCTTTTCCTTCACTAGGGCACTGTGTCGAGCTTCGCGGCTGACGCTTCGAATTTCTTCTCGGGGTGACGGCACTGTTCGcgtttctctgtcgctgtgtcgCGCTTTCGTCTGCTCGTTGCGCAACTCTCGCCGTTGATATTGCGCGAGGTCGGGGTTTTCTTTGGGTTGTTCTCTTGTGTTCTTGCTCTAGTGGCCGTGGGGTTTTATTCCACAAACCCTCGCTGACGTTCCCTtgggtccctgctcgggcgccacttCTGACGGtcctatttcaggctgaggtaagctcagCCACGTCCAGGGGTCTGttcacaagaaatttgtaggcCGGAGGGCGGCCTGTCGTAGAGAGGTAGATTGGGGCTCGGGCGGGCGTTGCTACCGTTGTGTATATGAAACGACCGTGTGGACTCGGGGTGGGGTGACGTCGGTGTCTCGGCTGATTGGGGTGAATTTACgcaatcgggtatttttactttgCAAATTTGACACTTTATCGTATTTCTTAGCGGTTTAAATgacttatttttaattgggcGTCGATGTCTTCTGGCGGGTTCCGGGTACCGCGTCTGTACTCCGGGCTGGGTCTCTGCGTAAGTTTTGGTACGACGACCGTACTGTGAGCCGGATCTCTGCGTAAGTTTTGGTACAACGACCGTACCGTGAGCCGGATCTCTGCGTAAGTTGCTTCTGGTTTCCAGTCGGCGTCTATTTATACGCCAACGGGCGCTGTGTCAGCGGGTTCGGAAGTGCACTTCCGCGTCGGGGTGCACTTCGCCGTTCTGGCGATCGCGGGTTGACCTAGTTCTGCCTCTTCCTGTTTTTGGCGAGCTGGCGGGTTTGCCGTTGGGGGCTCGTCGTGGGCTTCCGCGGTGTCATCGTTTTGTAGCCGATGAACCCGGAAGACTGCGCCTGGCCGGTTGCTTGGTCTGGAGTGGTGGAAGTCAGCGTGACCTGGTGTTGGGTCAGCGTTACGAAGACGGCGCCTGTCAATCGGTGGCTatgtgtggagggggggtgtTCGTGTAGTAAATCACTTTGggcatattattattaattattttaacaATGAACTTACCTGATAATAATAACAATCACAACACGTGCGCACAATATGACGATTGCAAATAGCAAATGCAAAGCgaacaaagaaaaagagtTCTGACGACGCAGGAgcaaaagagaagaaaagaaaaaacgaagtTATCTTCTTCTGCGCACGGTCGGCAGAACCGAAGAACGTTCGGCACGCgcggaaaagaaagaaacaaaatagCAATCAAAGGGTTTGATTTGGCTGGCTTGACCGCCTAGATGACATTGTAGATTACATTCGTCATCGCTCACTGCTGGTACTGCAGGGTTTTGTGCTGCAATGGGCAGGCGCTTAACCGAACAGACATTCTACATACCCCGGCATTTCGGATACATTTTTTACAttcacttttttttaatttacaacGTTTATAAGCTAACAAACTCAGAAAAGACCACaatattggacgttgacatgcaatgactgcatctaacaagaggcgatgcaattactgcaccgtcaagtggcccgtgtgacaccagcagaaggctgttacgcgcggatcccaggcaaaacgcagccctcctcccgcccaaccgaccgaggggcgctgccgcatgacgcgcggtgcgtagccgaaccaaacgcgagcatgcaagaaagatagatattagactaaccttcgaggaaaattagcactaaacttattaagaaattaagcatgcaataaaatacaaaatacaaataccactacaattactaattactagaaaggtgtgtaaggattagtaatttaataagaggaagagaattagtggaggatataatatggtagagggaattatagtccgagcataagaccctaaacggttcatgcaaggaataattcgatctacaaagtggaaggaacaacggtataaagtttctagtcagtctaataggaatcgtgaagtttatgcggctcaacagatcagggctgtctatgtcacccctgatcaagttgtgcataaatatcacaccaagcatttttctacggttaactaaggatgggaggtttactaataatagtctactagagtaagatgggagtcttacacccgcatcccagttaaggccccgcagagcaaagagtaaaaagtttttctgtactgattctatacggtcctggtgtactttgtactgagggcaccatacacaggagccgtattctaagatcggacgaacaagcgaggtatagagagtctttgttatataggggtcgtcaaattcctttgaccacctctttataaacccaagcacgcccatggccttatttaccatggtagaaatgtgttcggaaaactttaacttgggatctaacataacacccagatcatccaccagggtaattctctcaagagaacccccaaatagggtgtagggagccaacaaagggttagaacgatgaaatgtcataactttgcatttcgaggcattaaggtgtaacaagtttgcacaacaccatgactgaaagctattgagatcggattgcaagcgagaatgaaatgaaatgtccttgtactggacacagagtttaacatcatccgcatacataagtactcgagagtatgttattactgaaggcaagtcattaataaagagtgtgaagagtaaggggcctagatggctgccctgtggtactcccgaagaaacctttactggtaatgagagggagtttttgaagaggactctttgagacctagaacaaagatagctagaaatccatctcaggaggttgggcggaaaccctaaaaggtcaagtttatgtgctaaaagggaatggtttacagagtcgaatgctttactaaagtcggtgtaaataacatccgtctgtaagttaccttgaaagcctttaataatgaaagaggtaaactctaacaagttcgtggtggttgatcgccgccttataaatccatgctgagttggagatataagtgacttgcagagatgttgcaagtgcggagttaaaaccttctcaaacaatttgggaatagcggataactttgctatacctctataattttttacatcagacttactaccttttttatggagaggaattataaacgattccttccagattggggggaagcaagatgaatcaatggacatggtgaatagtttaagcaatggtccacacagagcctcggcgcagtacctgagtacacaacctggaaccccgtctggacccggtgaaaacaccggcttaactagtcgaagatcttgaagtagggaatactcatttaacaagggactgaaaatgccgttcgacctcggtaatccgtatgggtacggttgaccagagtagcgttcctcagaataggtagtttggaaaaactgggcaaaaagatcggcaattgcctgatcattatttgccgacgtattacaaaatgatagcgaggatgggtgtgcggacgttctacgcttactgtttacgaagcagtaaaactgtttagggtcctgagaaaaacgtatcctgcaacgagataggtagttcttatagcattgagcattaagaactgaaaagtttgaccgagctattacataacgagagtgagaagtaggagaacccacttcttgaaattttttataaagtcttgattttaagttttttagactggataactctttggtaaaccaagggggttttccagatctaatcggacaagaaagcgggacacaagaatcaaaaaatgtgccaagggcattgtaaaaaatgtttgtggcttttgtgacatcagtgcacaagtacaaagcggacc from Drosophila pseudoobscura strain MV-25-SWS-2005 chromosome 4, UCI_Dpse_MV25, whole genome shotgun sequence encodes the following:
- the LOC117184093 gene encoding uncharacterized protein is translated as MSCEERRTERGVRGCFSWTHPLQEPGYPARNDAPNEACVAASPGHIRFRDPDILRRTTHQTKRAWLFLQGQTATVIVPKGPTKADILEILINSSNARDPRRRRTTTKARQEPPVDWEIIEELILRPTPREFQVHPEVLSWENLCGDVVSWPRIDQIIEGHDSDPDHVNITGDVAQTYRDPSPGNAARATFTHAQGPSQVNPDQVAEEHAQGPGHATVGEAADYTAPGPSPDEGAEAITIPDGLPGATARGYRQQFEPTEFEKEVLRWEEPPLPALFGALDTLNLLERIDGLDIAPEDAGLPAVSNFDAILRPEDIAPEDAGLPAVSNFDAILRPEDIATEDAELPDACDLDAILHPEGGRPEIPETSTPNPAVRWVTGEADWRVRTPDGRLPDTLKARLLAQLVNPRRKDVRFLAEADNTFFQVHISKTSKVTIRSRAPRSKERV